The stretch of DNA AAACTAGTACAATGAAGCCTTGTCGTTCCAGTCACATGGGGAAAACAATATGTCAAAAGGAAAAAGAATGATCAGAGAGGCAGAAGGTGGTCCCTAGAAATAGTGATGTCGTCATTATCGGATATGGATACCTCATGGACAGCAGCTGATGATTGCACAATGATATGAAGTTTGCGTTAATTGACTCCTCCCACCAAAAAATCAGAGCCTCTTAAATTTTGATTGCCAGCactcttttttctttttcctttctcttttttctcttttggcTCTAGATTCCCAACACTCTTTTCCCCTCTTTTTAATAAGTATTTTCTTAAGACTTGCCGACTAGATGGATGCTTCTGTTTACAAAGGATTGTGGGGAGTAAATCAATGCCCGCTGAGCACCCTAAATATGAAAGAGCAGTATGCAAACTCTACATGGCTAATACATGGTGAATGGATACACCAATCAAGTATGCAAGATTGCACTGAAAAGTGTCGAATGGAGTAGCAATCGAAGGAAAGAAGGAGAATGACTGGCTTTCAAGAGCTTCTGACTAGACGGATACATAGTTAACAAAGCTCACCAAATATTCAGATTGCACAAACGGTGGTTTAGTTTTTATTATGTATGGCTCTGGTGGGACAAAATAATAATCTAAACCAATCAGAGTGACACCAACTTATTGCACTCAACTCTTGGGATTTTGATGAGTCAATCTTGGGATTATGTGAGGGCTAGAATGTGACCAAATAAATTATATGCACGATCCAAGGTAAACTAGCATTTGAATAAAGCGAGAAAACTGTTTACCATTCTTTCATTAACTTCATGTCCGCATTCTGGTCTTCAGCTATTTCCTAACCTGCGTTGGTACAACATAATTTAAGTTTTAGTATGAGGGCCTCCGATGATCTAGTAATTTGCATTTTGTACATGACACCCAGACCTGACTCCAGGAATTAGTATAAtttttttacactttatccttgtGCCGTTTGGTTTAAAATCAACAAGATAGGAACGAACGATTACCTTAGCGGAAATTTTTGTTAGTTTGGAAATGGAAGCGTTTCTATTGATTCTTTGTCAACTATCTAGGTTATACAAGCACCAAACGGGAAGGCGTCTTGTTTGTGGCGTCCACCAACATGCAAATCACCCAGTGACAATGCAGCTCTGAGAATTTCAGGTTCAAGACAAATGGCAGATTCATATAGCTTCCTTGACTGCAAATAAGCCAAAGGCCAATATTATTGACGGAAAGCATACAAAGTAAAACCATGAGACAAGCTTTGCAGAAAGCTTACCTTGTGCATCATCGAGACAGTTGACTAACTTGAAATCCGTTGAAGACTAGTCCATATATAACTTTCATTGCTTCACGTGCAGTGAATAATACAATTTTGAATTTATGAAGTGCTAGATAACCAGGAACAAAACCTGAGAATATATTATGTTAGGACTTAGGATCAATGAACAAAGTAGAAAATGATTTCAACATATATTTCTTTGGCAGGAATTCCGAGGTTCCCAAGTCTATAGCAGGTCATTTACCATCTCAAAGTTCCTGACTGATCCATCACTCCTGCCTATTGATGGCTTCAGCGGTAAGGTGGCAAAAGACTAGCATTAATTCACATCTGTTGGAATAAGTATCATACCCAGGACGTACTGCATGGCATTTTCTGCAAAGTTAAATTAGTAAGATTTGAAAATATAAATGAAAAATGAGATGTGATTCTGAAATAAATGGTGAATACATGACAGAATTCATCCAGGAGGTGAGCAAAGAAACTCTGTAATTCCATGATTTCCTCAAACATTTCTTTTGTGGGGgtacgtacgtacgtacttaCCAGATATATAGATTTATGTAGAGGGAGAAGATACCACACATGTCGTGTGCATGGATGGAGATAGTCCTACAAGGGGAGCTAGAAGAATGTACATTGGAATCCCAAGAAGCCCTGTACGTGCAGTAGATGGAATGTACATACTGTTAAGATTAAAAGGTAACGACGAGGTAATTAAACCAAGCGAAAGAAAGTAGTAGCTTACTGTGTGTGTGGTCTTGGATCAGGAAAAGCAAGGAAGTGGTTGTTAATTACCTTGGATCAGGAAAAGTAGTCTAGTCTGATTAATGGGATGCCCCCGATTAACCGTCTGCATTGCTGTGTTAGCTCCTCATTTTTGCAATCGCGGACATCTAACTCTTGCAGCGAGGTGGGGAGGCCATTCTTTGGCAGCGACCTCATGGCTAGACAGTACCAGATCTTCAGTATCCTGAGGTTGGTGAGCTTGTGCAGCCCTGCTGGGAGACACCGGAGGTTGGTGCATCTGAAGACCTCTAACTCTTGCAGGGAGCTGGGGAGGCCATTCTTTGGCAGCGACCTCATGGCTGGACAGTACCAGATCTTCAGTATCCTGAGGTTGGTGAGCTTTTGCAGCCGTGCTGGGAGGCACCGGAGGTTGGTGCAACTGTAGACCTCTAATTCTTGCAGCGAGGTGGGGAGGCCATTCTTTGGCAGCGACCTCATGGCTGGACAGGCCCAGATCTCCAATCTCTTGAGGTTGGTGAGCTTGTGCAGCGACTTCATGGCTGGGAGGCACCGCAGCTTGATGCACCACCCAAATTTGAGCTCCTGGAGGGAGGTGAGGAGAGAAAGAGCCTCCTCTTGCTCCTTGCTCAAGCGATCCACCTCTTTATCATGAAAGGATAATTTGGTGagggaggaagagaggaggcggCAGATGGGCGCGGTTAAGACTGCTGCGATGTCGTCCGTCACGAGTTCCTGCAGTTTGGAGACCGCCTGAATGCCAGCAAAGAATTTGGGGCTGTCGCTGACACTTAATGCGGTGAGCTGACCTTGGGTAAGGAGAGGCAGCAAGCCGTCGCACCTAAAATCATCCCCCAAATCCCGAATGCTTAATGTCTCGAGAGAGGTGAGGTTGGAGAGGGGAGCCAGCGTCTCCATGCCCTCCATACCACCTCCAAGGCTGAGGGATTGCAGGGTGGACGGGAAAGGGCAGAGATCCGACAAGGCCTTGTAGGCACACAGGAAGTTGGGGCAACCTGCTATTTTCATTGTGTTGAGGGAGCCCATGAATTGCAGACCTGTCCCGTGGCTCCTAAGGACAAGCTCTGGACAATCTTTGATGCCCAACTCCTGGAGAGAGTAGGAGAGATGGGCCGGTAAGAGCAGCAGCCCATCGTCGtcatcttctccttcttcttgTGGATCTGCTGTTCTATATGTATCCTGCTGCTGCAATTTAGCAGCTGAAGATGCTGCTGTTTGTTGCTGCACGTCCAGGCCCAACCCTGTCAATATCTTCTCACGTCCCCTTCCACATATAGACAAGTGAGAGAGCTCGGGGAGATGAGTCAGTAGATGTGTCACTTCCTTCCAGCTACCACTCCAACTACCATTTATCTCTAATCTGTTAACTGGAAGCTGCCAAATAATGGCCTCCCCAACTCCCTGGAACGTAATGCTTGAACCATCTATGTCGAGGGTCTTCAACGAGGTTAGCATTTGAAGGTGTTTCTCCGCCAGAGGTGGGCAATTTTTAATAGTCAAGCTTTGTAGTTGGGTTAAATTATGGAACGCCAAGACTGTCTCATCTAGGCTATGCAGAGCATCACTTCCTTCTATGCTCAAACGGCTTGATTCGTGTGAGTAATCTAGCTCCACCAGACCTCTTCCTACAAGTCCCGATAGTGTAACAAAGCACAAAGTGTGACTATAAGGAATAGGAGGCAGCGACAACAGTTTTGGGCAACCCGCAATTTCAATCGTGTTTAGCCTAGGAAACCAGGTCACATTCAAATCTCTTTCTGAGGGGTAGCGACTAGTATTAGATAAAATTGTTAATTCAGTTAGTTCAGGGCAATCCTCGACAATGAGGACCTTCAATGAGGTTAGCATTTGAAGGTGTGTTTCAGCCAGAGATGGGCTATTTTTGATATGTAGTTCTTGTAGTTGGGTTAAATTATGGAACGCCAAGATTGTATCATCTAGGACATGCAGAGCATCACTTCCTTCTATGATCAAACTGTTTGATTTGTTTGAGTACACTAATCCCTCCAGACCTCTTCCTACAAGTCCCAGTACTATAACAGAGCACAAAGTGTGACTATAAGGAATAGGAGGCAGCGACAACAGTTTTGGGCAACCCGCAATTTCAATCGTGTTTAGCCTAGGAAACCAGGTCACATTCAAATCTCTTTCTGAGGGGTAGCGACTAGTATTAGATAAAATTGTTAATTCAGTTAGTTCAGGGCAATCCTCGACAATGAGGACCTTCAATGAGGTTAGCATTTGAAGGTGTGTTTCAGCCAGAGATGGGCTATTTTTGATATGTAGTTCTTGTAGTTGGGTTAAATTATGGAACGCCAAGATTGTATCATCTAGGACATGCAGAGCATCACTTCCTTCTATGATCAAACTGTTTGATTTGTTTGAGTACACTAATCCCTCCAGACCTCTTCCTACAAGTCCCAGTACTATAACAGAGCACAAAGTGTGACTATAAGGAATAGGAGGCAGCGACAACAGTTTTGGGCAATACTCAATATCAATTGTGTTTAACCTAGGAAACCAGGTCACATTCGAATCACTTTCCAGCGGGCAGCAGCTGGTATAAGATGAAAATGGTAACTCGGTTAGTTCAGGGCAATCCTTCACAACGAGTACTTCTATAAGTGAAAAGTACCAAGGGCAAACATCATTTGCTGCCCATCTACTAAATCTTGGCAACCCAATGAGTTCTACCCTTTTCAAGTTACGAAAGCATGTGCCTCTGATGCAACCTAAATACTCTTCTCCAGACTCACGAATCAGATATAGTTCTCCAAGGGGTGGAAGGAATTCCCAATCTGTGTGCTTTAGGCGGAGAGCCTCCAGACCTTTGGTGGACAGATTTGTACCCAGCCATGTAGGGCAAGTAGGGCCCCCATGCCCATCAATGCATAGATCATGAAGATTGCTATGTGGCCGTAGACTTTCCAGTACTTGATCTTCTAAGTCAGGACTCACATTAGGTCGGCCTTTCTTCCAACTGAGTGTTAATTTGTGCAAGCGGTTTTTGTATGATAGTTTTGCGTCATGTGCCTCATTTGCTAATGCTTTCTCAAGACTATGGATGGCAAGTGATCCTCCTAGCTCTTCTAGTTTCCCCAGCTCCCTTAGTTCAAAACCACTACTTTCTCTTCTAACTTCAAAACTCCGTAGTTCTTGTAAGTTATGCAGTCTTCCCACATTACAAATATTCGAATGAAATTCACTATATTCATCATCACAAGCATAAGGTGGGAGAAGAAAATGACGcaattttacaaggtttgcaatATCTCCGAGCGAACTATGAGGACCATTCCAGCCACTTATATCTAGTACCCTTAAATGATAAAATCTTGATATACTCCTTGGTAAATGTTTTTGAATACCATACGTTGATGCAACCCGTAGGTAGCGAAGATGGACaagttttgagatgttgtgcAATAGAGACTCCACAGGGTAGCACATTGTTGACAAATATACAACACGCAACGATTTTGTATCTTTGAATAAAGCACCGAATATACGAACAAACATTGCATCATAGTTTCCAAACAACATCAAAGTGCGCAGGTTCTTAAAATTCAATATGTTCCTTAATTTATCCAAAACTCTCCTAAATTTTTCTTCCACAAATCCATCCTTACTATCGGCAGAATCACTCATACTAATGGACAAATGGTAGACAGATGGTGCAATTTCTACACCTCTTGGAATAGAAAAAGCTATATGTAGACATTCTTGTGAGGAAACCTTCAATGCTAAATCATGTAGCAGATCATGCATAACATAGTGTGTACCGGAATCACCTATTTCTTTTTTGAAAAATCCATAATTAACTAAGTCATTCAAATTGTTAAGCCCTATCTCTTCAGTTCTTTTGATTCTTTTATCTGGGCGTAGAATGTCAAGTCCTATCCAGAAGTGAATTAGCTCCTCGCAGTCAAACTTGTAATCTTCCGGAAATAATgcacaagaggaaaagcattgcTGCAGGTTAAAAGGGAGGTAGTCATAGCTAAGCTTTAGTGCGGGCATGATATCATGATCACTGGTCTGTGATTCCCATTCTTTACTTTCAAGAACTCTTGTCCAATGTTCTACAGTTAGATTTTTTCTCAACAATCTACCCACTGTTTTTGCCGCAAGGGGAGAGCCCTTCAATTTTTCTACAATCTTTTTCCCGATTTTAATTAAGTCCAAATCATGATCAATTTTATCAACCACAGATGCTAGGAAAAGGCTCCAATATTCTTCCGGTTTCAAACCTTCTAGTTCAAACAATTTATCTCCTGTCTTAACCATTTTAGCTGCTTCAAGGAATCTGGTTGTGACTAGAACTGTATCACCGTTTCCTTTCTGTTTTTCAAAGGGAACTAAGAATCTTTTCCACTCATCTTCATTACCATATTTCCATATATCATCCAAAACTACTAAAAATCTTTTATTTTTCAGCCTTTTTTCAATTAATTTCTGAAGTTGGTCCAAGTTTTGTAACTCATTACTTTCTCTATCATTTTGTTCGCCTTCTGCTTTAGGGATGGAGTGCACAATCTCTTGTGTCAACCTATACACACTAAAGTCGGTAGATACACACACCCAAACTCTTATTTTGAAATGATCTTGCACTTCTTTGCTGTTGTATATGTACTGAGTGAGAGTTGTCTTTCCTATGCCTCCTGGACCAACTATAGGAATAATGGTGAGATCTCCACCCATTATAATTTCCCGGACAATATCGTTCTGCTGACGTTCCCTCCCATGCAATCTAGGCTCTAAAGATTGTGAAGTGGTTATGGGTCTACTTGTAGAGGCAACATTACCAATGTCATGGCTAGAGCTCAATAACTCTAGACCAAGAATGGTGGAGACCTTAGCACACATGGGCTTTAGCTCGTCCGCGATATATTTCATTCTTGTAGAGACGTCCACCCTATCAAATTTCAACTTTGGTTCTCTAGGGGCGTGCTTACTATCTTCATcttcacgaacaggtagaaaagAAGAGCAGAGGAATTGTTTACCGAAGGCATGGGTGGTGGTACGAGCACgggaggcgaggcggcgcgcaCACTTACAGGACTCCTCAGCAGACCCATGAGAATTCGTCAAGCATGAAGCGCACCAGAGCTGCTTGGCGGCGGCACCGGCAGCTTGGGCGGTGGTACGGGCATGGGAGGCCAGCCGGCGCACGCACTTGCAGGACACCCCCTCGACTCGGTCGGTGGAATCACGAACAGAGGCGCACGAGAGCTGCCTGGCGGCAGCAGAGGCCACATGGCGAGCGTCTCGGACGAGGTTGCGGACACACCCGAGGTCATGGATGGTCTCAGAGGTGCCGTCAAGCTCGTCCTGGATGCGGAAGTAGTCGAGCTCGTCCAGGACATCGTCTGCGAGGTACCCCAAGCCCCGCAACATCTGAAGCAACTCCGACAGAGCGGGGTTGTGGATCTCCCTTGTGCCGGCAGTGTGGAGTATGGCCTGTGCATTGAGCAGCTCCATCTTGATGGCCTTGATGTTGGGGTGGAGGTCCTTGGTGGCCGCCCAAGCCTCGACCAGGCCGTCGGATAGCGGGCTCAGCGCCTTCCCCACCACCCATTGCGCCCAGCTGATGGCGCCGCCCTCCATTACAGCTATGGCTAACTACtttttttttgtctttttttttCAGAATATCGTTAACTAGCTGCTGGTAACTACGCCATGGCTAGGTATACATATACTCTCTacttttttttttttgcttttttggAAGATGGCTGCAATCAAGTGCAAGAAGTGGTTGGAGGCGTTGGCGGTTGTATGCAGGCGTTGCTCAGGACGTATATATATAGTCTGGACGGGAGGGCTTGCTTAAAATGATCACCGACAGCAAAGCATCGTCCCTCGCTCTCTCGACAAAGCATCCCTCCCTCCGATCCCAGCAAAGCATCAAATCAAAGCCGTGTGAATGAGGTGATAAGTTTCCCCTAGATGCTTTCATTTGCTttattctctctctttctctttctgATGGTTGGTTGGTGTCGGCACTAAGGCTATGTTTGGTAGCCAAGTATTGTAAAAATCACAGTATTTTAGCCTGTATATACACGATACCGCAGTTTTGACATACCAGTGTATTTTGGAGTATTCAAAATACAGTGACCTGTTTGGCAAGCGATTATATGCAACAACATAAATTAGCCCGGTGCTAGCCGCATGACTGAACGGCCATGCTGCATAACAACCAGCCGGATGCACAAAGCTAGAATACCAAAAAGGAGGCAGTTGAACATGACACGGAGCTGCCAGCGGCATAACCTCCTGCAAGCTCTCCCTGTTGTATTGGATTGGATTGGATCCCTTGTGCTAACCAAGGGCCAACTTCACGACCAGGACAACAAGACAACTTTCGTTCCTCTCTGTTTATAATGGCCCTGATTTCGTTCCTCTCGGCTGGCACTGGGCAGCAGGAACGGGAACGATGCCGCCGTGAGGAGGCAGGCGATGAAGATCAGCATACTCGCGTTCATCTTTTTTTTTTATGAAACAAGGCAATTTTTTTGCCATTTTCATTGATTAAGGAAGAAGATTTAAGACAAGTGACCGCAAAGCGGGATACAAATATCTACTCTCGCGGTATTACAATACTCAAGTGGGTGGCACCGGCGATAGTCTGAAGATGGGTCTCCTCTTCTATCTTAGCGACGAGCATCATCATCGTAGCGGCGGTGTTACGAAAAGCCCTTGCATTACCCTCTTTCCAAATCTCCCAAGACATAAGCATGAACAAGGAAGCGAAAGCCTTTCTCTGATCTCGACGCTCAGTCACATTTTTAATCCACCATTCTCGAACCGAAGCCTCATTTCGCCAGCTCCTCACCATATCACCATGTATACCAAGCCATGTTGCAACCTCGATCCAGACACGCTGGGAGAACCTGCATTGGAAGAGAAGGTGTGCCGTGGTTTACTGGACTTGCTTGCAAAGCGGGCAGAGGTTGCAGTTCGGCCATCCATGACGGTGCAATCGGTCGGCCGTCCAAACTCTGTTTTGAATTATCAACCAAGAAAAAAAATTGCATTTCGGAGGGGCCCAACCCTTCCAAACAGCAGCAGGCATGATGCTTGTCGTGTGTCCTGCAAACTGTGCCATATAGGCAGTCGACGCCGAGTATTCTCCATGAGATGTGAACTTCCAAAGGATAGTATCATGCACATCATTGTCGAGAGTAACAGAGGATAACTTCTCCCAAATCAAGGCAAACTCCTGAATATGCTCCATGGTGAGCCCATGTTGGGTATCAATCTGACTAACCCAATAACTGTTGAGGAGAGCTTTTTGGACCGAGGTAGATTTATTTTTTGAGAGGTCAAAAATCTTTGGAGCAATATCGTTGGGTCTCATGCCTTCAAGCCAAGATGATTCCCATAACTTCATCTTACATCCATCTCCAACACTAACCGTGGTGGCTGCCGCAAAAAGGTCTCTATCATCATCATTGCACGGTGTTCCCGTCCCAGCCCAAgtcttggggggggggggggggggggggggggggggtcagcCCACTCATACCAAAGCCATCGCAGTCGAAGGGCAGTAGCAAACTTCTCAAGGTTGATGATGCCCAAACCACCGAAGTTCTTGGGCTTACAGACGAGTTCCCAATTGACCTTGCATTTTCCACCGGTCACCTTATCACAACCCGCCCAAAGATAGGCACGCCACAAGCTGTCAATCTTCTTCCTCACTTCCACCGGCAATTTTAGGGGCGTAATATGATATATAGCAATGGCAGTAAGCACTGCCTTGACCAAGACGACACGGCCCGGCGTGGCCACATGTTTGGCAGCCCAAGGTGGTAGCTTCCCAGCAACTTTATCCTCTAAGAATTGAAAGTGAATCCTCTTAAGCCTTGAAACCAAAAGAGGAAGCCCCAAATATCTCATAGGGAAGGTGGAGCAAACCGCTGGGAAGGCTTGTAGGACGTCGTCAAGGTCAATGTTACCGCAGCGAATGGGCGCTACTACACTTT from Triticum urartu cultivar G1812 chromosome 3, Tu2.1, whole genome shotgun sequence encodes:
- the LOC125546422 gene encoding uncharacterized protein LOC125546422 isoform X1, which encodes MEGGAISWAQWVVGKALSPLSDGLVEAWAATKDLHPNIKAIKMELLNAQAILHTAGTREIHNPALSELLQMLRGLGYLADDVLDELDYFRIQDELDGTSETIHDLGCVRNLVRDARHVASAAARQLSCASVRDSTDRVEGVSCKCVRRLASHARTTAQAAGAAAKQLWCASCLTNSHGSAEESCKCARRLASRARTTTHAFGKQFLCSSFLPVREDEDSKHAPREPKLKFDRVDVSTRMKYIADELKPMCAKVSTILGLELLSSSHDIGNVASTSRPITTSQSLEPRLHGRERQQNDIVREIIMGGDLTIIPIVGPGGIGKTTLTQYIYNSKEVQDHFKIRVWVCVSTDFSVYRLTQEIVHSIPKAEGEQNDRESNELQNLDQLQKLIEKRLKNKRFLVVLDDIWKYGNEDEWKRFLVPFEKQKGNGDTVLVTTRFLEAAKMVKTGDKLFELEGLKPEEYWSLFLASVVDKIDHDLDLIKIGKKIVEKLKGSPLAAKTVGRLLRKNLTVEHWTRVLESKEWESQTSDHDIMPALKLSYDYLPFNLQQCFSSCALFPEDYKFDCEELIHFWIGLDILRPDKRIKRTEEIGLNNLNDLVNYGFFKKEIGDSGTHYVMHDLLHDLALKVSSQECLHIAFSIPRGVEIAPSVYHLSISMSDSADSKDGFVEEKFRRVLDKLRNILNFKNLRTLMLFGNYDAMFVRIFGALFKDTKSLRVVYLSTMCYPVESLLHNISKLVHLRYLRVASTYGIQKHLPRSISRFYHLRVLDISGWNGPHSSLGDIANLVKLRHFLLPPYACDDEYSEFHSNICNVGRLHNLQELRSFEVRRESSGFELRELGKLEELGGSLAIHSLEKALANEAHDAKLSYKNRLHKLTLSWKKGRPNVSPDLEDQVLESLRPHSNLHDLCIDGHGGPTCPTWLGTNLSTKGLEALRLKHTDWEFLPPLGELYLIRESGEEYLGCIRGTCFRNLKRVELIGLPRFSRWAANDVCPWYFSLIEVLVVKDCPELTELPFSSYTSCCPLESDSNVTWFPRLNTIDIEYCPKLLSLPPIPYSHTLCSVIVLGLVGRGLEGLVYSNKSNSLIIEGSDALHVLDDTILAFHNLTQLQELHIKNSPSLAETHLQMLTSLKVLIVEDCPELTELTILSNTSRYPSERDLNVTWFPRLNTIEIAGCPKLLSLPPIPYSHTLCSVIVLGLVGRGLEGLVYSNKSNSLIIEGSDALHVLDDTILAFHNLTQLQELHIKNSPSLAETHLQMLTSLKVLIVEDCPELTELTILSNTSRYPSERDLNVTWFPRLNTIEIAGCPKLLSLPPIPYSHTLCFVTLSGLVGRGLVELDYSHESSRLSIEGSDALHSLDETVLAFHNLTQLQSLTIKNCPPLAEKHLQMLTSLKTLDIDGSSITFQGVGEAIIWQLPVNRLEINGSWSGSWKEVTHLLTHLPELSHLSICGRGREKILTGLGLDVQQQTAASSAAKLQQQDTYRTADPQEEGEDDDDGLLLLPAHLSYSLQELGIKDCPELVLRSHGTGLQFMGSLNTMKIAGCPNFLCAYKALSDLCPFPSTLQSLSLGGGMEGMETLAPLSNLTSLETLSIRDLGDDFRCDGLLPLLTQGQLTALSVSDSPKFFAGIQAVSKLQELVTDDIAAVLTAPICRLLSSSLTKLSFHDKEVDRLSKEQEEALSLLTSLQELKFGWCIKLRCLPAMKSLHKLTNLKRLEIWACPAMRSLPKNGLPTSLQELEVYSCTNLRCLPARLQKLTNLRILKIWYCPAMRSLPKNGLPSSLQELEVFRCTNLRCLPAGLHKLTNLRILKIWYCLAMRSLPKNGLPTSLQELDVRDCKNEELTQQCRRLIGGIPLIRLDYFS
- the LOC125546422 gene encoding uncharacterized protein LOC125546422 isoform X2, which gives rise to MEGGAISWAQWVVGKALSPLSDGLVEAWAATKDLHPNIKAIKMELLNAQAILHTAGTREIHNPALSELLQMLRGLGYLADDVLDELDYFRIQDELDGTSETIHDLGCVRNLVRDARHVASAAARQLSCASVRDSTDRVEGVSCKCVRRLASHARTTAQAAGAAAKQLWCASCLTNSHGSAEESCKCARRLASRARTTTHAFGKQFLCSSFLPVREDEDSKHAPREPKLKFDRVDVSTRMKYIADELKPMCAKVSTILGLELLSSSHDIGNVASTSRPITTSQSLEPRLHGRERQQNDIVREIIMGGDLTIIPIVGPGGIGKTTLTQYIYNSKEVQDHFKIRVWVCVSTDFSVYRLTQEIVHSIPKAEGEQNDRESNELQNLDQLQKLIEKRLKNKRFLVVLDDIWKYGNEDEWKRFLVPFEKQKGNGDTVLVTTRFLEAAKMVKTGDKLFELEGLKPEEYWSLFLASVVDKIDHDLDLIKIGKKIVEKLKGSPLAAKTVGRLLRKNLTVEHWTRVLESKEWESQTSDHDIMPALKLSYDYLPFNLQQCFSSCALFPEDYKFDCEELIHFWIGLDILRPDKRIKRTEEIGLNNLNDLVNYGFFKKEIGDSGTHYVMHDLLHDLALKVSSQECLHIAFSIPRGVEIAPSVYHLSISMSDSADSKDGFVEEKFRRVLDKLRNILNFKNLRTLMLFGNYDAMFVRIFGALFKDTKSLRVVYLSTMCYPVESLLHNISKLVHLRYLRVASTYGIQKHLPRSISRFYHLRVLDISGWNGPHSSLGDIANLVKLRHFLLPPYACDDEYSEFHSNICNVGRLHNLQELRSFEVRRESSGFELRELGKLEELGGSLAIHSLEKALANEAHDAKLSYKNRLHKLTLSWKKGRPNVSPDLEDQVLESLRPHSNLHDLCIDGHGGPTCPTWLGTNLSTKGLEALRLKHTDWEFLPPLGELYLIRESGEEYLGCIRGTCFRNLKRVELIGLPRFSRWAANDVCPWYFSLIEVLVVKDCPELTELPFSSYTSCCPLESDSNVTWFPRLNTIDIEYCPKLLSLPPIPYSHTLCSVIVLGLVGRGLEGLVYSNKSNSLIIEGSDALHVLDDTILAFHNLTQLQELHIKNSPSLAETHLQMLTSLKVLIVEDCPELTELTILSNTSRYPSERDLNVTWFPRLNTIEIAGCPKLLSLPPIPYSHTLCSVIVLGLVGRGLEGLVYSNKSNSLIIEGSDALHVLDDTILAFHNLTQLQELHIKNSPSLAETHLQMLTSLKVLIVEDCPELTELTILSNTSRYPSERDLNVTWFPRLNTIEIAGCPKLLSLPPIPYSHTLCFVTLSGLVGRGLVELDYSHESSRLSIEGSDALHSLDETVLAFHNLTQLQSLTIKNCPPLAEKHLQMLTSLKTLDIDGSSITFQGVGEAIIWQLPVNRLEINGSWSGSWKEVTHLLTHLPELSHLSICGRGREKILTGLGLDVQQQTAASSAAKLQQQDTYRTADPQEEGEDDDDGLLLLPAHLSYSLQELGIKDCPELVLRSHGTGLQFMGSLNTMKIAGCPNFLCAYKALSDLCPFPSTLQSLSLGGGMEGMETLAPLSNLTSLETLSIRDLGDDFRCDGLLPLLTQGTRDGRHRSSLNRAHLPPPLFLPHQIILS